A DNA window from Arachis hypogaea cultivar Tifrunner chromosome 18, arahy.Tifrunner.gnm2.J5K5, whole genome shotgun sequence contains the following coding sequences:
- the LOC112770501 gene encoding uncharacterized protein isoform X1, translating to MGNSKKDEAKIEKIIRGLLKLPENRRCINCNLLGPQYVCTTFCTFVCTNCSGIHREFTHRVKSVSMAKFTLEEVEAIQAGGNERAKEIYFKCWDPQRHSYPESNNMQRLREFIKNVYVERKFTGEHHVDLPRIREEGKEEPYQSKKINLFRIEPKSPSYEARVQRSSSARSPDIRSDDNNNVRFYVDERRSPRYAQNLARHGSFARKPIQIEVVDNRFRDGESRNSKVTDLDTKLKQLQPARQKTVDESQLPVVRPLGEVSGENGPSLKASNAASVPEMQSISQPIEENWAIFEDFPVANAAENKISNTNIFTSSVTMTTPQATHTNSLDFLLSELSGPLVATTGDMSTVSTFNNDLTIVPVENSSTHGDLQHLPPFPISEATASPTSSDAWSIIPIQANEMEQPSNALPSNDEINHREESNKVLDWQTSPSMQFSPAVSVGSSSTAQPTSTPITPIAPNDMQSDVLNSHDPSSAFTELSPQTNSKPTQETKSGVGLKPSTVENRSTGRMELPEDLFSSSYLSGPPTPLSGWQNDQPQHHGMGYGLQYYPNAPSPSAFPIAARSSSNPFAATEDKPLAHTLSLPNMSCTLPVSPGAGLMHASSYGSSGMVPQSTSFGSPLVHPQSASGFPNSAYFGQVNNMQPPRFERAASTSDDESVFGSLSTMKLSSGEYMTQTTPNPFSKKGRNPFGDI from the exons GAAGATGCATCAATTGCAACCTCTTG GGACCACAATATGTGTGTACAACTTTCTGCACATTTGTCTGCACAAATTGCAGTGGAATACA TCGAGAATTTACACATCGAGTAAAATCAGTATCCATGGCTAAATTTACTTTAGAAGAAGTTGAAGCTATTCAAGCAGGTGGTAACGAG AGAGCCAaggaaatttattttaaatgctGGGACCCTCAACGACATTCTTACCCTGAATCCAA CAACATGCAGAGACTCCGCGAGTTCATCAAGAATGTGTATGTGGAAAGAAAATTTACCGGTGAACATCATGTGGATCTTCCGAGGATTAGAGAA GAAGGAAAGGAGGAACCATACCAAAGTAAGAAGATTAATTTATTTCGTATTGAGCCAAAAAGTCCATCTTATGAAGCTAGAGTTCAGAGAAGTTCTAGTGCAAGATCTCCTGATATAAGAAGTGATGACAATAACAATGTTAGATTTTACGTTGATGAAAGAAGAAGCCCAAGATATGCCCAAAATTTGGCAAGGCATGGCAGCTTTGCTAGAAAGCCTATACAAATTGAGGTTGTTGACAACAGGTTCCGAGACGGTGAATCAAGAAACAGCAAGGTTACAGATTTAGACACAAAGCTAAAACAGCTTCAACCAGCCAGGCAGAAGACTGTAGACGAATCTCAATTACCTGTCGTACGCCCTTTGGGAGAAGTATCAGGAGAGAATGGTCCATCTCTTAAA GCCTCTAACGCTGCTTCTGTACCAGAAATGCAGTCTATATCACAACCAATTGAAGAAAACTGGGCTATATTTGAAGATTTTCCAGTCGCTAATGCTGCCGAAAACAAAATCTCAAACACAAATATATTCACATCTTCTGTAACAATGACAACACCTCAAGCAACACATACAAATTCCTTAGATTTCTTACTTTCTGAATTGTCAGGTCCATTGGTTGCAACAACTGGGGACATGTCTACGGTCTCAACTTTTAACAATGATCTAACAATTGTGCCTGTAGAAAATTCGAGCACACATGGGGATTTGCAGCACTTGCCACCTTTTCCAATATCCGAGGCAACTGCTTCACCAACCAGTAGTGATGCTTGGTCTATTATACCGATCCAAGCCAATGAGATGGAACAACCTTCTAATGCTTTGCCTTCAAATGATGAGATAAATCATAGAGAAGAGTCCAACAAAGTCTTAGATTGGCAGACATCACCAAGCATGCAATTCTCTCCTGCAGTATCAGTAGGTAGTAGCTCTACAGCACAACCAACAAGTACACCAATCACACCTATAGCTCCAAATGATATG CAATCAGATGTTCTAAATTCACATGATCCCTCCAGTGCTTTCACTGAACTCTCTCCTCAGACCAACTCAAAACCAACTCAAGAAACCAAATCTGGTGTTGGCTTAAAACCTTCAACAGTAGAAAACAGGTCTACTGGAAGAATGGAACTTCCAGAG GACCTTTTCTCTTCAAGCTACTTATCTGGCCCTCCTACACCACTTTCAGGTTGGCAAAATGATCAACCTCAACACCATGGAATGGGATATGGCTTACAGTATTATCCTAATGCACCG TCCCCCTCAGCATTCCCTATTGCAGCAAGATCCTCATCAAATCCATTTGCAGCAACTGAGGACAAACCTTTAGCCCACACCTTATCA CTTCCCAATATGTCATGTACCCTACCTGTATCTCCCGGAGCAGGACTAATGCATGCTTCAAGTTATGGGTCTTCGGGAATGGTTCCTCAGTCCACAAGTTTTGGATCTCCACTTGTTCATCCACAATCTGCATCTGGATTTCCCAATA GtgcatactttggccaagttaaTAACATGCAACCTCCTAG ATTTGAAAGAGCTGCTAGTACAAGTGATGATGAAAGTGTTTTTGGATCCCTAAGCACCATGAAGCTTTCAAGTGGTGAGTATATGACACAAACCACTCCAAATCCTTTTTCGAAGAAGGGAAGAAATCCATTTGGAGATATATAA
- the LOC112770501 gene encoding uncharacterized protein isoform X2, translating to MGNSKKDEAKIEKIIRGLLKLPENRRCINCNLLGPQYVCTTFCTFVCTNCSGIHNMQRLREFIKNVYVERKFTGEHHVDLPRIREEGKEEPYQSKKINLFRIEPKSPSYEARVQRSSSARSPDIRSDDNNNVRFYVDERRSPRYAQNLARHGSFARKPIQIEVVDNRFRDGESRNSKVTDLDTKLKQLQPARQKTVDESQLPVVRPLGEVSGENGPSLKASNAASVPEMQSISQPIEENWAIFEDFPVANAAENKISNTNIFTSSVTMTTPQATHTNSLDFLLSELSGPLVATTGDMSTVSTFNNDLTIVPVENSSTHGDLQHLPPFPISEATASPTSSDAWSIIPIQANEMEQPSNALPSNDEINHREESNKVLDWQTSPSMQFSPAVSVGSSSTAQPTSTPITPIAPNDMQSDVLNSHDPSSAFTELSPQTNSKPTQETKSGVGLKPSTVENRSTGRMELPEDLFSSSYLSGPPTPLSGWQNDQPQHHGMGYGLQYYPNAPSPSAFPIAARSSSNPFAATEDKPLAHTLSLPNMSCTLPVSPGAGLMHASSYGSSGMVPQSTSFGSPLVHPQSASGFPNSAYFGQVNNMQPPRFERAASTSDDESVFGSLSTMKLSSGEYMTQTTPNPFSKKGRNPFGDI from the exons GAAGATGCATCAATTGCAACCTCTTG GGACCACAATATGTGTGTACAACTTTCTGCACATTTGTCTGCACAAATTGCAGTGGAATACA CAACATGCAGAGACTCCGCGAGTTCATCAAGAATGTGTATGTGGAAAGAAAATTTACCGGTGAACATCATGTGGATCTTCCGAGGATTAGAGAA GAAGGAAAGGAGGAACCATACCAAAGTAAGAAGATTAATTTATTTCGTATTGAGCCAAAAAGTCCATCTTATGAAGCTAGAGTTCAGAGAAGTTCTAGTGCAAGATCTCCTGATATAAGAAGTGATGACAATAACAATGTTAGATTTTACGTTGATGAAAGAAGAAGCCCAAGATATGCCCAAAATTTGGCAAGGCATGGCAGCTTTGCTAGAAAGCCTATACAAATTGAGGTTGTTGACAACAGGTTCCGAGACGGTGAATCAAGAAACAGCAAGGTTACAGATTTAGACACAAAGCTAAAACAGCTTCAACCAGCCAGGCAGAAGACTGTAGACGAATCTCAATTACCTGTCGTACGCCCTTTGGGAGAAGTATCAGGAGAGAATGGTCCATCTCTTAAA GCCTCTAACGCTGCTTCTGTACCAGAAATGCAGTCTATATCACAACCAATTGAAGAAAACTGGGCTATATTTGAAGATTTTCCAGTCGCTAATGCTGCCGAAAACAAAATCTCAAACACAAATATATTCACATCTTCTGTAACAATGACAACACCTCAAGCAACACATACAAATTCCTTAGATTTCTTACTTTCTGAATTGTCAGGTCCATTGGTTGCAACAACTGGGGACATGTCTACGGTCTCAACTTTTAACAATGATCTAACAATTGTGCCTGTAGAAAATTCGAGCACACATGGGGATTTGCAGCACTTGCCACCTTTTCCAATATCCGAGGCAACTGCTTCACCAACCAGTAGTGATGCTTGGTCTATTATACCGATCCAAGCCAATGAGATGGAACAACCTTCTAATGCTTTGCCTTCAAATGATGAGATAAATCATAGAGAAGAGTCCAACAAAGTCTTAGATTGGCAGACATCACCAAGCATGCAATTCTCTCCTGCAGTATCAGTAGGTAGTAGCTCTACAGCACAACCAACAAGTACACCAATCACACCTATAGCTCCAAATGATATG CAATCAGATGTTCTAAATTCACATGATCCCTCCAGTGCTTTCACTGAACTCTCTCCTCAGACCAACTCAAAACCAACTCAAGAAACCAAATCTGGTGTTGGCTTAAAACCTTCAACAGTAGAAAACAGGTCTACTGGAAGAATGGAACTTCCAGAG GACCTTTTCTCTTCAAGCTACTTATCTGGCCCTCCTACACCACTTTCAGGTTGGCAAAATGATCAACCTCAACACCATGGAATGGGATATGGCTTACAGTATTATCCTAATGCACCG TCCCCCTCAGCATTCCCTATTGCAGCAAGATCCTCATCAAATCCATTTGCAGCAACTGAGGACAAACCTTTAGCCCACACCTTATCA CTTCCCAATATGTCATGTACCCTACCTGTATCTCCCGGAGCAGGACTAATGCATGCTTCAAGTTATGGGTCTTCGGGAATGGTTCCTCAGTCCACAAGTTTTGGATCTCCACTTGTTCATCCACAATCTGCATCTGGATTTCCCAATA GtgcatactttggccaagttaaTAACATGCAACCTCCTAG ATTTGAAAGAGCTGCTAGTACAAGTGATGATGAAAGTGTTTTTGGATCCCTAAGCACCATGAAGCTTTCAAGTGGTGAGTATATGACACAAACCACTCCAAATCCTTTTTCGAAGAAGGGAAGAAATCCATTTGGAGATATATAA
- the LOC112770501 gene encoding uncharacterized protein isoform X4, with the protein MGNSKKDEAKIEKIIRGLLKLPENRRCINCNLLGPQYVCTTFCTFVCTNCSGIHREFTHRVKSVSMAKFTLEEVEAIQAGGNERAKEIYFKCWDPQRHSYPESNNMQRLREFIKNVYVERKFTGEHHVDLPRIREEGKEEPYQKNSSTHGDLQHLPPFPISEATASPTSSDAWSIIPIQANEMEQPSNALPSNDEINHREESNKVLDWQTSPSMQFSPAVSVGSSSTAQPTSTPITPIAPNDMQSDVLNSHDPSSAFTELSPQTNSKPTQETKSGVGLKPSTVENRSTGRMELPEDLFSSSYLSGPPTPLSGWQNDQPQHHGMGYGLQYYPNAPSPSAFPIAARSSSNPFAATEDKPLAHTLSLPNMSCTLPVSPGAGLMHASSYGSSGMVPQSTSFGSPLVHPQSASGFPNSAYFGQVNNMQPPRFERAASTSDDESVFGSLSTMKLSSGEYMTQTTPNPFSKKGRNPFGDI; encoded by the exons GAAGATGCATCAATTGCAACCTCTTG GGACCACAATATGTGTGTACAACTTTCTGCACATTTGTCTGCACAAATTGCAGTGGAATACA TCGAGAATTTACACATCGAGTAAAATCAGTATCCATGGCTAAATTTACTTTAGAAGAAGTTGAAGCTATTCAAGCAGGTGGTAACGAG AGAGCCAaggaaatttattttaaatgctGGGACCCTCAACGACATTCTTACCCTGAATCCAA CAACATGCAGAGACTCCGCGAGTTCATCAAGAATGTGTATGTGGAAAGAAAATTTACCGGTGAACATCATGTGGATCTTCCGAGGATTAGAGAA GAAGGAAAGGAGGAACCATACCAAA AAAATTCGAGCACACATGGGGATTTGCAGCACTTGCCACCTTTTCCAATATCCGAGGCAACTGCTTCACCAACCAGTAGTGATGCTTGGTCTATTATACCGATCCAAGCCAATGAGATGGAACAACCTTCTAATGCTTTGCCTTCAAATGATGAGATAAATCATAGAGAAGAGTCCAACAAAGTCTTAGATTGGCAGACATCACCAAGCATGCAATTCTCTCCTGCAGTATCAGTAGGTAGTAGCTCTACAGCACAACCAACAAGTACACCAATCACACCTATAGCTCCAAATGATATG CAATCAGATGTTCTAAATTCACATGATCCCTCCAGTGCTTTCACTGAACTCTCTCCTCAGACCAACTCAAAACCAACTCAAGAAACCAAATCTGGTGTTGGCTTAAAACCTTCAACAGTAGAAAACAGGTCTACTGGAAGAATGGAACTTCCAGAG GACCTTTTCTCTTCAAGCTACTTATCTGGCCCTCCTACACCACTTTCAGGTTGGCAAAATGATCAACCTCAACACCATGGAATGGGATATGGCTTACAGTATTATCCTAATGCACCG TCCCCCTCAGCATTCCCTATTGCAGCAAGATCCTCATCAAATCCATTTGCAGCAACTGAGGACAAACCTTTAGCCCACACCTTATCA CTTCCCAATATGTCATGTACCCTACCTGTATCTCCCGGAGCAGGACTAATGCATGCTTCAAGTTATGGGTCTTCGGGAATGGTTCCTCAGTCCACAAGTTTTGGATCTCCACTTGTTCATCCACAATCTGCATCTGGATTTCCCAATA GtgcatactttggccaagttaaTAACATGCAACCTCCTAG ATTTGAAAGAGCTGCTAGTACAAGTGATGATGAAAGTGTTTTTGGATCCCTAAGCACCATGAAGCTTTCAAGTGGTGAGTATATGACACAAACCACTCCAAATCCTTTTTCGAAGAAGGGAAGAAATCCATTTGGAGATATATAA
- the LOC112770501 gene encoding uncharacterized protein isoform X3 has translation MQRLREFIKNVYVERKFTGEHHVDLPRIREEGKEEPYQSKKINLFRIEPKSPSYEARVQRSSSARSPDIRSDDNNNVRFYVDERRSPRYAQNLARHGSFARKPIQIEVVDNRFRDGESRNSKVTDLDTKLKQLQPARQKTVDESQLPVVRPLGEVSGENGPSLKASNAASVPEMQSISQPIEENWAIFEDFPVANAAENKISNTNIFTSSVTMTTPQATHTNSLDFLLSELSGPLVATTGDMSTVSTFNNDLTIVPVENSSTHGDLQHLPPFPISEATASPTSSDAWSIIPIQANEMEQPSNALPSNDEINHREESNKVLDWQTSPSMQFSPAVSVGSSSTAQPTSTPITPIAPNDMQSDVLNSHDPSSAFTELSPQTNSKPTQETKSGVGLKPSTVENRSTGRMELPEDLFSSSYLSGPPTPLSGWQNDQPQHHGMGYGLQYYPNAPSPSAFPIAARSSSNPFAATEDKPLAHTLSLPNMSCTLPVSPGAGLMHASSYGSSGMVPQSTSFGSPLVHPQSASGFPNSAYFGQVNNMQPPRFERAASTSDDESVFGSLSTMKLSSGEYMTQTTPNPFSKKGRNPFGDI, from the exons ATGCAGAGACTCCGCGAGTTCATCAAGAATGTGTATGTGGAAAGAAAATTTACCGGTGAACATCATGTGGATCTTCCGAGGATTAGAGAA GAAGGAAAGGAGGAACCATACCAAAGTAAGAAGATTAATTTATTTCGTATTGAGCCAAAAAGTCCATCTTATGAAGCTAGAGTTCAGAGAAGTTCTAGTGCAAGATCTCCTGATATAAGAAGTGATGACAATAACAATGTTAGATTTTACGTTGATGAAAGAAGAAGCCCAAGATATGCCCAAAATTTGGCAAGGCATGGCAGCTTTGCTAGAAAGCCTATACAAATTGAGGTTGTTGACAACAGGTTCCGAGACGGTGAATCAAGAAACAGCAAGGTTACAGATTTAGACACAAAGCTAAAACAGCTTCAACCAGCCAGGCAGAAGACTGTAGACGAATCTCAATTACCTGTCGTACGCCCTTTGGGAGAAGTATCAGGAGAGAATGGTCCATCTCTTAAA GCCTCTAACGCTGCTTCTGTACCAGAAATGCAGTCTATATCACAACCAATTGAAGAAAACTGGGCTATATTTGAAGATTTTCCAGTCGCTAATGCTGCCGAAAACAAAATCTCAAACACAAATATATTCACATCTTCTGTAACAATGACAACACCTCAAGCAACACATACAAATTCCTTAGATTTCTTACTTTCTGAATTGTCAGGTCCATTGGTTGCAACAACTGGGGACATGTCTACGGTCTCAACTTTTAACAATGATCTAACAATTGTGCCTGTAGAAAATTCGAGCACACATGGGGATTTGCAGCACTTGCCACCTTTTCCAATATCCGAGGCAACTGCTTCACCAACCAGTAGTGATGCTTGGTCTATTATACCGATCCAAGCCAATGAGATGGAACAACCTTCTAATGCTTTGCCTTCAAATGATGAGATAAATCATAGAGAAGAGTCCAACAAAGTCTTAGATTGGCAGACATCACCAAGCATGCAATTCTCTCCTGCAGTATCAGTAGGTAGTAGCTCTACAGCACAACCAACAAGTACACCAATCACACCTATAGCTCCAAATGATATG CAATCAGATGTTCTAAATTCACATGATCCCTCCAGTGCTTTCACTGAACTCTCTCCTCAGACCAACTCAAAACCAACTCAAGAAACCAAATCTGGTGTTGGCTTAAAACCTTCAACAGTAGAAAACAGGTCTACTGGAAGAATGGAACTTCCAGAG GACCTTTTCTCTTCAAGCTACTTATCTGGCCCTCCTACACCACTTTCAGGTTGGCAAAATGATCAACCTCAACACCATGGAATGGGATATGGCTTACAGTATTATCCTAATGCACCG TCCCCCTCAGCATTCCCTATTGCAGCAAGATCCTCATCAAATCCATTTGCAGCAACTGAGGACAAACCTTTAGCCCACACCTTATCA CTTCCCAATATGTCATGTACCCTACCTGTATCTCCCGGAGCAGGACTAATGCATGCTTCAAGTTATGGGTCTTCGGGAATGGTTCCTCAGTCCACAAGTTTTGGATCTCCACTTGTTCATCCACAATCTGCATCTGGATTTCCCAATA GtgcatactttggccaagttaaTAACATGCAACCTCCTAG ATTTGAAAGAGCTGCTAGTACAAGTGATGATGAAAGTGTTTTTGGATCCCTAAGCACCATGAAGCTTTCAAGTGGTGAGTATATGACACAAACCACTCCAAATCCTTTTTCGAAGAAGGGAAGAAATCCATTTGGAGATATATAA